One genomic segment of Panicum virgatum strain AP13 chromosome 2N, P.virgatum_v5, whole genome shotgun sequence includes these proteins:
- the LOC120660136 gene encoding CBBY-like protein, which translates to MAAAAAQCVPLRGSPLAPASPETAKVPASTPTSSAASASPPLRAAVAPSSGRRQLAPPLRCSSSSSESPAPPNLGLLVEVEGVLADVYRFGNRQAFNVAFQSLGLDCANWTEPIYADLVRKARGDEERMLVLFFDRIGWPTSLPTSEKGSFMKSVIREKLKALEDFSASDRLPLHPGVEKFIDDALSEGVPVAILAAYGRNGEKISRSIVKKLGPERTSKIKIVGKDEVEGSFYGQLVLGKGITSSLDEQLIKEARKAEKQRIAEEVASILKLSVDITASESSEKVIAALRAGSEYVGCDVQNCILVAGSQSGVLAAERIGMPCVVVRCSFTARAEFPSAKAVMDGFGGTDLTVSKLLSKKWS; encoded by the exons atggccgccgctgccgcccaatGCGTCCCGCTCCGGGGGTCCCCGCTGGCACCAGCCTCGCCGGAGACGGCTAAGGTTCCTGCCTCCACCCCGACCTCCTCGGCCGCCTCTGCTTCTCCTCctctccgcgccgccgtcgccccgagctccggccgccgccaactggcgccgccgctccggtgCTCCTCTTCGTCGTCGGAGAGCCCGGCACCGCCGAATCTCGGCTTGCTTGTGGAGGTGGAAGG AGTTCTAGCAGATGTTTACCGTTTCGGCAATCGACAAGCTTTCAATGTAG CATTTCAAAGTCTCGGGTTAGATTGTGCAAATTGGACAGAGCCAATATATGCTGATTTGGTCAG GAAAGCTCGGGGTGATGAGGAAAGGATGCTGGTATTGTTCTTTGACAGG ATTGGCTGGCCTACATCTTTGCCAACTAGTGAGAAAGGATCGTTTATGAAAAGTGTTATTCGTGAAAAG TTGAAAGCTTTGGAAGACTTCTCAGCTTCTGATAGGTTACCACTACATCCTGGAGTCGAAAA GTTCATTGATGATGCACTTAGTGAGGGTGTCCCTGTGGCCATATTGGCTGCATATGGGAGAAATGGAGAAAAGATTTCAAG ATCTATAGTTAAAAAGTTGGGTCCTGAAAGAACATCAAAAATTAAGATTGTTGGAAAAGATGAGGTTGAAGGAAGCTTCTACGGGCAACTTGTTCTTGGTAAAGGTATCACGTCCAGTTTGGATGAACAACTTATCAAGGAAGCCCGAAAGGCTG AGAAGCAGAGGATTGCAGAAGAGGTTGCATCGATCCTAAAGCTTAGTGTTGACATCACGGCGTCTGAAAG CTCTGAGAAGGTAATAGCAGCTCTGCGAGCTGGGTCTGAATATGTTGGGTGTGACGTGCAAAACTGCATTCTTGTTGCGGGCAGCCAATCTGGCGTCCTCGCAGCTGAGCGCATTGGCATGCCATGTGTAGTTGTTCGATGCAG CTTTACTGCCAGAGCAGAATTTCCCTCCGCGAAGGCTGTCATGGATGGATTCGGCGGTACAGACTTAACtgtatcaaaactactgagcaaGAAATGGTCTTAA